The following proteins come from a genomic window of Chryseobacterium glaciei:
- a CDS encoding SusC/RagA family TonB-linked outer membrane protein, whose amino-acid sequence MRKETQKLLVLSLLGLVSVSLTAQEKAKRDTIKNIDEVVVTALGIKRQDRSLGYVAETIKSEELLRTQNNNWSQALEGRVAGLKIQTAGAGPLGSSTIKLRGDISMNASENNALIVIDGVPMNNNTTGTGFSAYGAGSKADLPIDYGNGINTVNPDDIESITVLKGSTASALYGSRGAGGAIMITTKSGKSKNGKIQVSLNSYSSYDTVLKWPDYQYEYGQGTMQKDASGNYFYSYQVSADGLNTGGTSSAFGPKFAGQYFFQYDPKTEGQSATRQLWQPYKDNIKGFWKTGTTFSNNISLESSNETTSFRSSLTYLKNEWMMPNTGFDRFNAAFSVDHKLSEKLKIGIKFNYNKTKSDNLPATGYSNQSISYFMIFQNPNVDLSWYAPIWKSGKDQVDQVHPFSSFIDNPYLIAYEMLNGVDKNFITGNVNLNYKITKNFEVLVRSGMELTNELRTQKRPYSSANYLQGMYREQHIRLMDLNNDILFTYKNKFNDFDFSASVGGNIRYTEYTMNDYLADGLLKPGLYTMPNGISNINKFAKPSDKQVNSTYALATLGYKNKAFLDLTARNDWSSTLPQENRSYFYPSVSTSFILSDIFKLTSDKFNYWKLRASWSTVGNDTDPYMLIKYYNNSDFSGSVESPALYPNPNLKPNMITNMEAGMDFSFLKNRINYSITAYQNNSKDQIVKIPTLWETGYSNRVINAGEVRNRGLEMTLNTYPIRNKNFSWSVNANWSLNRNKILSLPEEFHGEPYTMASVGGVVYYNAFVGGSLGDMYGYGLMYSPDGQVIFNASDGLTAKPTQMKKIGNAYPEWRAGLQNEFRYKNITVSFSFDGQYKGMAYSQSHHKMTEQGKLEHTLIGRDNPGGLIVGAGVVQNPDGSFSPNTKGVLASAYYADYYRRANVETNTFDTSFIKLRDARISYSFPKTVIEQLKITDLTLALFGRNLWMWTKFPLFDPEAATLNDNQITPGVEMGQLPTARTVGIQLNVKF is encoded by the coding sequence ATGCGTAAAGAGACACAAAAGTTGTTGGTTTTGTCACTGCTCGGGCTCGTCAGTGTCAGTCTGACGGCTCAGGAGAAAGCTAAAAGAGACACTATTAAAAACATTGACGAGGTTGTGGTAACGGCTTTAGGTATCAAAAGACAAGACAGATCTTTGGGATATGTTGCCGAAACCATTAAGTCCGAAGAATTATTAAGAACTCAGAACAATAACTGGTCACAGGCATTGGAAGGAAGGGTTGCCGGTCTGAAAATTCAGACAGCAGGAGCCGGGCCTTTGGGAAGTTCTACCATCAAATTGCGTGGTGATATTTCCATGAATGCGAGTGAAAATAACGCTCTTATCGTTATAGACGGTGTTCCGATGAATAATAATACAACAGGAACAGGTTTTTCGGCTTATGGAGCAGGTTCCAAAGCAGATTTACCAATCGACTACGGAAACGGAATCAATACAGTCAACCCTGATGATATTGAATCTATTACGGTCTTAAAAGGTTCTACAGCATCCGCTTTATACGGTTCCAGAGGAGCAGGTGGAGCAATCATGATCACCACAAAATCCGGAAAAAGCAAGAACGGAAAAATACAGGTTTCTTTAAATTCTTATTCAAGTTACGATACCGTCTTGAAATGGCCGGATTATCAGTACGAATACGGGCAGGGAACAATGCAGAAAGACGCCAGCGGAAATTATTTTTATTCTTATCAGGTTTCGGCAGACGGACTTAATACTGGTGGAACAAGTAGTGCTTTCGGACCGAAATTCGCGGGACAGTATTTTTTCCAATATGATCCGAAAACAGAAGGTCAAAGTGCAACAAGACAATTGTGGCAGCCTTACAAAGACAATATCAAAGGTTTCTGGAAAACAGGAACTACGTTCTCAAACAATATTTCATTAGAATCTTCGAACGAAACAACATCTTTCAGGTCATCTTTAACCTATTTAAAGAATGAATGGATGATGCCAAACACGGGTTTCGACAGATTTAATGCAGCTTTTTCAGTTGATCATAAATTAAGTGAAAAATTAAAAATTGGAATTAAATTTAATTACAATAAGACGAAGAGTGACAACTTGCCTGCAACGGGTTACAGCAACCAGTCGATCTCATATTTCATGATCTTCCAGAATCCGAATGTTGATTTATCTTGGTACGCACCGATTTGGAAATCAGGGAAAGATCAGGTTGATCAGGTACATCCGTTTAGTTCGTTTATCGATAATCCATATTTGATTGCTTACGAAATGCTGAATGGTGTTGATAAAAACTTCATCACAGGAAACGTAAACCTTAATTATAAAATTACTAAAAACTTCGAAGTGTTAGTAAGATCCGGAATGGAATTGACCAACGAATTGCGTACCCAAAAAAGACCTTATAGTTCAGCTAACTACCTTCAGGGAATGTACAGAGAACAGCATATCAGGTTGATGGATTTAAATAATGATATCTTATTTACGTATAAAAATAAATTCAATGACTTTGATTTCAGTGCATCAGTCGGAGGAAATATCCGCTACACAGAATACACGATGAATGATTATCTGGCAGACGGACTTCTGAAACCGGGACTTTATACAATGCCAAATGGGATTTCAAACATCAATAAATTTGCAAAACCAAGTGATAAGCAGGTTAACAGTACCTATGCTTTGGCAACTTTAGGATATAAAAACAAAGCTTTCTTAGATCTTACGGCAAGAAATGACTGGAGCAGTACGCTTCCGCAAGAGAACCGTTCTTACTTCTATCCATCGGTTTCTACATCGTTCATTCTTTCAGATATTTTCAAGTTAACGTCTGATAAATTTAATTATTGGAAATTAAGAGCTTCATGGTCCACAGTCGGAAACGATACAGATCCTTACATGTTGATAAAATACTATAATAACAGTGATTTTTCAGGTTCTGTAGAATCTCCGGCGTTATATCCGAACCCGAATCTGAAACCTAACATGATTACAAACATGGAAGCAGGGATGGATTTCAGTTTTCTTAAAAACAGGATTAATTATTCCATAACGGCTTATCAAAACAATTCTAAAGATCAGATTGTAAAGATTCCGACATTGTGGGAAACGGGTTACAGCAATAGAGTGATCAACGCAGGAGAGGTTAGAAACAGAGGGCTGGAAATGACTTTAAATACATATCCGATTAGAAATAAAAACTTTTCATGGAGCGTAAATGCCAACTGGTCGCTGAACAGAAATAAAATTCTTTCTCTTCCTGAAGAGTTCCATGGTGAGCCTTACACAATGGCAAGTGTGGGTGGAGTAGTTTACTATAACGCGTTTGTAGGCGGTTCATTGGGTGATATGTATGGTTATGGATTGATGTATTCTCCTGACGGACAGGTGATTTTCAATGCGAGCGATGGCTTAACAGCAAAACCGACTCAAATGAAGAAGATCGGAAACGCATATCCGGAATGGAGAGCTGGTCTTCAGAATGAATTCAGATATAAAAATATTACGGTAAGTTTCTCATTTGATGGTCAGTACAAAGGAATGGCGTATTCACAGTCTCACCACAAAATGACTGAACAGGGGAAATTAGAGCATACATTGATCGGAAGAGATAACCCCGGAGGTTTGATCGTTGGAGCAGGTGTTGTACAAAATCCTGACGGTTCATTCTCTCCCAATACAAAAGGAGTGTTGGCATCGGCTTATTACGCAGATTATTACAGAAGAGCCAACGTAGAAACGAATACTTTCGATACTTCTTTCATTAAATTAAGAGATGCCAGAATTTCATATTCTTTCCCGAAAACAGTAATCGAACAGCTTAAAATCACAGATCTGACTTTAGCATTATTCGGGAGAAATCTTTGGATGTGGACGAAGTTCCCATTATTTGATCCGGAAGCTGCAACGCTTAACGATAACCAGATCACTCCGGGAGTTGAGATGGGGCAGTTGCCGACAGCCAGAACGGTAGGTATTCAGCTTAATGTTAAATTCTAA
- a CDS encoding glycerophosphodiester phosphodiesterase family protein has product MKNFILGLAVLSTVSMKAQTQIIAHRGYWQTQPPTTENSIKSLENAQNLKIYGAEFDVRMTKDGVLVINHDEHHAKMEISETTFKDLEKEKLSNGENFPTLKDYLKQGKKDKSLKLIVEIKPDKTKEKEDELTAKTIKMIKDMKLESQSEFISFSLNICKEIKKLAPTFKVQYLNGELSPEQIKKEGLDGIDYHYSIFDKNPTWISEAKALGLITNSWTVNDAAVYDKLKAQGIGFITTNIPDQLKNK; this is encoded by the coding sequence ATGAAAAATTTTATCTTAGGGTTAGCAGTTTTAAGCACAGTTTCAATGAAGGCACAAACCCAGATTATCGCACACAGAGGTTATTGGCAGACGCAACCTCCGACAACGGAAAATTCAATTAAATCATTAGAAAATGCCCAGAATTTAAAAATTTATGGAGCTGAGTTTGATGTAAGAATGACGAAAGACGGTGTTTTGGTCATCAATCATGATGAGCATCATGCAAAAATGGAAATTTCTGAAACTACTTTCAAAGATTTAGAAAAAGAGAAATTATCAAACGGTGAAAATTTCCCGACTTTAAAAGATTATTTAAAGCAAGGAAAAAAAGACAAATCGTTGAAGCTGATTGTTGAGATCAAGCCTGATAAGACAAAAGAAAAAGAAGATGAACTGACAGCGAAAACGATCAAAATGATTAAAGATATGAAGCTGGAATCTCAAAGTGAATTCATTTCTTTCAGCTTAAATATCTGTAAAGAAATCAAAAAATTGGCACCTACATTTAAAGTGCAATATCTGAACGGAGAATTGTCGCCTGAACAGATCAAAAAAGAAGGTTTAGACGGAATCGATTACCATTACAGCATTTTCGATAAAAACCCAACATGGATTTCTGAAGCTAAAGCATTAGGTTTAATCACCAATTCTTGGACGGTAAATGACGCAGCGGTTTATGACAAATTAAAAGCTCAGGGAATCGGTTTTATCACTACAAATATTCCTGATCAATTAAAAAATAAGTAA
- a CDS encoding TonB-dependent receptor — translation MKKVKIVLGLLFLSFGTLAYAQTTQASIVGKVINAGNSAQEKVKVTIVNESTGFRTETETNSKGEYIFKEIPLGGPYTVIVNDEKKEGYTVNFGDQVTVNVDLANREKNIEEVVITGNLKNKIGNLGAATAISAKNIGILPVNGRNFTNLTELSPLSGKGGNLSGQLGSSTNFTIDGMTAKNPTSAGATTSRSGAPFSISIEAVREFKITTNQYDVTLGRSGGGTVSAVTKSGTNKFSGSAWEYLRTNWLSSPYDIRGNKRTNDFSTSQFGFSLGGPIIKNKLHFFVAWDHQLDSRPLVIADVQSKEDALRFGVTNETLNQVLDIGRAKYGIGNSPQFGTFDKVRNSDAGFLRLDWQINPKNLLTIRNNFTYDLNKNGLTDNTAINFFESYANDKNLDNSLLLTLRSNLKPNVTNELKAQYLYTFQDSYQNDQLGHPVPRGIVERVQSVIDDKNKPTTSIQFGGHRFAQEGFKNNVFQIVDNLYYNTDKIKYTFGADLMYTGSKSIYGSEVNGRFHFDGLTNFNNLVSNRFYREVPLVDDTSVRSNIWNIGIYGQIQTKIAKGLDLMAGLRLDYGGYPKAELNQKLLDEMGIRTDNQIKSFIIQPRFQFEWNINEGNKDFLKFGAGIFSSDINNYMVINNLVFDGKHFATVDENPSKIGLTPDFVSYRNDYGTVPKLAQYQLPTINYTGEDAKIPIVYKANISYTHFFNERFRAGVAGYMALGRNNYFYYDRNMKVNPLFTLDNEGGRGVFVPVSTINPTNGKIDWKEGRINKNFGRVLELVSDGKVNQFSFVVDTSYRYWRDGEITASYTWSDIKDNTSYNGNVANSATLSTLVQSDPRDLRMTYSDNQFRNKVVLYGNSPTIAGFTIGLRYSGIGGTRFSLTSGGNINGDFVDTNDLAYIFPNLTQPLLDDPEVGKALKNYITDYNNNIAERNGGKNGFYGVWDIRVAKKIKFDKIGAFELSVDIFNLANLLNKEWGVNKSYGNTALYRIDKFDPITKQFVYSKNTSGLAPLSGNPYQIQIGAKYSF, via the coding sequence ATGAAAAAAGTAAAGATTGTATTAGGGTTATTGTTTTTGAGCTTTGGGACGCTTGCGTATGCACAAACCACGCAGGCATCTATTGTTGGAAAGGTTATTAATGCCGGAAACAGCGCTCAGGAGAAAGTAAAAGTAACGATCGTAAATGAGTCCACAGGTTTCAGAACGGAAACCGAAACCAACTCAAAAGGAGAGTACATTTTTAAAGAAATTCCTCTTGGCGGACCTTACACGGTGATCGTTAATGATGAGAAAAAAGAAGGCTACACGGTGAATTTTGGTGATCAGGTGACGGTAAATGTTGATTTGGCAAATAGAGAAAAAAACATCGAAGAAGTTGTCATCACAGGAAACCTGAAAAATAAAATCGGAAACTTAGGAGCTGCAACAGCCATTTCTGCTAAAAATATCGGGATTTTACCAGTGAATGGAAGAAATTTCACTAACCTTACAGAACTTTCTCCATTAAGTGGAAAAGGAGGAAATTTATCCGGACAGTTAGGATCTTCTACCAACTTTACGATCGACGGTATGACCGCGAAAAACCCAACATCAGCGGGAGCTACAACAAGCCGAAGCGGTGCACCTTTTTCAATCTCGATTGAAGCTGTTCGTGAATTTAAAATTACAACCAACCAATACGACGTTACGCTGGGAAGAAGTGGAGGAGGAACGGTAAGTGCTGTTACAAAATCTGGAACGAACAAATTTTCAGGAAGCGCTTGGGAATATTTGAGAACAAATTGGCTTTCAAGTCCGTATGATATCAGAGGAAATAAAAGAACGAATGACTTCTCAACGTCTCAGTTCGGATTTTCATTGGGAGGGCCAATTATTAAAAATAAATTACACTTTTTTGTAGCTTGGGATCATCAATTGGATTCAAGACCGTTGGTGATTGCGGATGTTCAATCTAAAGAAGATGCGTTAAGATTTGGGGTTACGAATGAAACGCTTAACCAGGTTTTAGACATCGGAAGAGCAAAATATGGTATTGGAAACTCGCCACAATTCGGAACTTTTGATAAAGTAAGAAATTCTGATGCAGGATTTTTACGTTTAGACTGGCAGATTAACCCTAAAAACTTGTTAACCATAAGGAATAACTTTACTTACGATTTAAATAAAAACGGATTAACTGATAACACAGCGATCAATTTCTTTGAATCTTATGCGAATGATAAAAACTTAGACAACAGTTTGTTATTAACGTTGAGATCAAACTTAAAACCTAATGTAACCAACGAATTAAAAGCACAATATTTATATACTTTCCAGGACAGTTATCAGAATGATCAGTTGGGGCATCCGGTTCCTAGAGGGATTGTAGAGCGTGTGCAATCGGTTATTGATGATAAAAATAAGCCAACGACAAGTATTCAGTTTGGAGGACATCGTTTTGCGCAGGAGGGTTTTAAGAATAATGTTTTTCAGATTGTGGACAACTTATATTACAACACAGATAAAATTAAATATACTTTCGGTGCAGATTTGATGTACACCGGTTCAAAATCAATATATGGAAGTGAGGTTAACGGAAGATTTCATTTTGATGGGTTAACCAATTTTAATAACCTTGTTTCAAACAGATTTTACAGAGAAGTTCCTTTGGTGGATGATACTTCTGTAAGATCTAATATCTGGAATATTGGTATTTATGGGCAAATTCAGACTAAAATTGCAAAAGGTCTGGATTTAATGGCTGGTTTAAGACTAGATTATGGAGGTTATCCGAAAGCTGAACTTAACCAAAAGTTACTTGATGAAATGGGAATCAGAACCGATAATCAGATCAAATCATTCATTATCCAGCCAAGATTTCAGTTTGAGTGGAATATTAATGAAGGAAATAAAGATTTCTTGAAATTCGGAGCCGGAATTTTCTCTTCTGACATTAATAATTATATGGTTATTAATAACTTGGTTTTTGATGGGAAGCATTTTGCAACAGTAGATGAGAATCCTTCAAAAATTGGCTTGACTCCTGATTTTGTAAGTTATAGAAATGATTACGGAACAGTTCCTAAACTTGCTCAATATCAGCTTCCAACAATAAATTATACAGGAGAAGATGCTAAAATCCCGATCGTTTATAAAGCAAATATTTCTTATACTCATTTCTTTAATGAAAGATTCAGAGCGGGAGTTGCAGGATATATGGCTTTGGGAAGAAACAATTATTTCTATTATGACAGAAACATGAAGGTAAATCCTTTATTCACGCTGGATAATGAAGGTGGAAGAGGAGTATTTGTCCCTGTGAGCACAATAAATCCTACAAATGGAAAAATTGATTGGAAAGAGGGAAGAATCAACAAAAACTTCGGAAGAGTTCTGGAACTTGTAAGTGACGGTAAGGTAAATCAGTTCTCATTTGTGGTTGACACAAGTTACCGTTATTGGAGAGACGGAGAAATTACCGCAAGTTACACATGGTCTGATATTAAGGACAATACTTCTTACAACGGAAACGTAGCGAATTCAGCGACATTGTCTACACTTGTTCAGAGCGATCCGAGAGATTTAAGAATGACGTATTCGGATAATCAGTTCCGTAATAAAGTCGTGTTGTATGGTAACTCACCAACGATCGCAGGATTTACAATAGGTTTAAGATATTCAGGAATTGGGGGAACGCGTTTCTCTCTTACTTCCGGAGGTAACATTAATGGAGATTTCGTTGATACTAATGATTTGGCGTATATTTTCCCGAATCTTACTCAGCCTTTGCTTGATGATCCAGAAGTTGGAAAAGCGTTAAAAAATTACATTACCGATTACAATAACAATATTGCAGAAAGAAATGGTGGTAAAAACGGTTTCTATGGAGTTTGGGATATTCGTGTAGCGAAAAAAATAAAATTTGATAAAATCGGAGCATTTGAACTTTCGGTTGATATTTTTAACCTAGCGAATTTACTTAACAAAGAATGGGGCGTAAACAAATCATACGGAAACACGGCATTGTACAGAATTGACAAGTTTGACCCGATTACAAAACAATTTGTGTATTCTAAAAATACCAGTGGTTTAGCACCTTTATCAGGAAATCCATACCAAATTCAGATTGGAGCAAAGTATAGTTTCTAA
- the ligA gene encoding NAD-dependent DNA ligase LigA: MPENIQQKIEKLREELHQHNYNYYILDEATISDFEFDTQLKELQDLEAQHPEFNDDNSPTLRVGGAVTKNFPTTQHKFRMYSLDNSYDFDDLEDWEKRIIKTIDDPVEFVAELKYDGASISILYENGKLVQAVTRGDGFQGDEITANVRTISDIPLTLKGDFPNQFFMRGEIYLTRKNFDKLNKLREEEGLDPFMNPRNTASGSLKMQDSAEVRKRTLSSVLYQYISEEVPAETHWELLQKAQGWGFKTSQQAKLCSTMDEVKEFINFWDVERHNLPFEIDGIVLKVNSLQQQRQLGYTAKSPRWAMAYKFKAEKVETELKSVAYQVGRTGAITPVANLKPVLLAGTIVKRASLHNEDIIKKLDLHENDFVYVEKGGEIIPKIVGINTEKRTSESKEIEYIKNCPECGTELVKIVDQAIHFCPNELHCPPQVVGRMIHYVSRKALNIDNLGSETIEQLYREKLIENPADFYTLTKEQLLPLERMAEKSAQNIITGIENSKEIPFEKVLYGIGIKHVGETVAKKLVKNFATIDDLKAATAEELCQVEDIGTKIAVSIVDFFANPENILMLERLKSYGVQLEKGENTNEVLSNVLDGKTFLFTGKLSLFTRESAEDMVEKHGGKNISAVSKNLNFLVVGEKAGSKLKKAQDIGTIEILDEQQFLDLIEKQ; this comes from the coding sequence ATGCCTGAAAACATTCAACAAAAGATAGAAAAGCTCCGCGAAGAGCTACATCAGCATAATTACAATTATTACATCCTTGATGAAGCCACCATCTCAGATTTTGAGTTTGACACCCAACTAAAAGAACTTCAGGATCTTGAAGCGCAACATCCTGAATTTAATGACGATAATTCCCCTACCTTACGTGTTGGCGGAGCTGTAACTAAGAATTTTCCGACCACTCAACATAAATTCAGGATGTATTCTTTGGATAATTCTTATGATTTTGACGATCTTGAAGATTGGGAAAAAAGAATCATTAAAACGATTGATGATCCTGTAGAATTTGTAGCAGAATTAAAATATGATGGTGCTTCAATTTCGATTTTATATGAAAACGGAAAGTTGGTTCAGGCAGTAACGCGTGGAGACGGTTTTCAGGGAGATGAAATCACAGCAAATGTTAGAACGATTTCGGATATTCCTTTGACCTTAAAAGGAGATTTCCCGAATCAGTTTTTCATGCGTGGAGAGATTTATTTAACAAGGAAAAACTTCGATAAGCTTAATAAACTGCGTGAGGAAGAAGGTTTAGACCCTTTTATGAATCCTCGAAATACCGCAAGTGGAAGCTTAAAAATGCAAGACAGCGCAGAAGTAAGAAAACGTACTCTTTCTTCTGTTTTATATCAATATATTTCGGAAGAAGTTCCTGCAGAAACGCATTGGGAACTGCTTCAAAAAGCTCAAGGATGGGGTTTCAAAACTTCTCAACAGGCAAAACTTTGTTCTACAATGGATGAAGTGAAAGAATTTATCAATTTCTGGGATGTAGAACGTCATAATTTACCTTTTGAAATTGATGGAATCGTTTTAAAAGTCAATTCATTACAGCAACAAAGACAGCTTGGATACACCGCAAAATCTCCACGTTGGGCGATGGCGTATAAATTTAAAGCTGAAAAAGTTGAGACCGAATTAAAAAGCGTTGCTTACCAAGTTGGAAGAACCGGAGCAATTACTCCTGTTGCCAATTTAAAACCTGTTTTATTGGCGGGAACGATTGTAAAAAGAGCTTCTCTACATAATGAAGATATTATCAAAAAACTGGATCTTCATGAAAACGATTTCGTGTATGTAGAAAAAGGAGGTGAAATTATTCCTAAAATCGTAGGCATAAACACAGAGAAAAGAACTTCCGAAAGCAAAGAGATCGAATACATTAAAAACTGTCCTGAATGTGGAACAGAATTGGTGAAAATTGTTGATCAGGCCATTCATTTTTGTCCGAATGAGCTTCATTGTCCTCCACAGGTTGTGGGAAGAATGATTCATTACGTTTCAAGAAAAGCTTTAAATATCGATAATCTTGGAAGCGAAACCATTGAACAACTTTACAGAGAAAAATTAATCGAAAATCCTGCTGATTTTTATACTTTAACAAAAGAGCAACTTCTTCCATTGGAAAGAATGGCGGAAAAATCTGCTCAGAATATTATCACAGGAATCGAAAATTCTAAAGAAATTCCGTTTGAAAAAGTACTGTATGGAATTGGTATAAAACACGTGGGAGAAACAGTTGCGAAGAAATTAGTCAAAAATTTCGCTACGATCGATGACTTAAAAGCAGCAACCGCAGAAGAACTTTGTCAGGTTGAAGATATCGGAACAAAAATCGCAGTAAGCATCGTTGATTTCTTTGCAAATCCTGAAAATATTTTGATGCTTGAACGTTTGAAATCTTACGGCGTTCAGCTTGAAAAAGGAGAAAATACGAATGAAGTTTTATCTAATGTTTTGGATGGAAAAACTTTTCTTTTCACCGGAAAATTATCTTTATTCACAAGAGAATCCGCAGAAGATATGGTAGAAAAACACGGCGGAAAAAATATTTCGGCAGTTTCCAAAAACCTTAATTTCCTTGTTGTAGGTGAAAAAGCCGGAAGTAAATTAAAGAAAGCTCAAGACATCGGAACGATTGAAATTCTTGATGAACAGCAGTTTTTGGATTTGATTGAGAAACAATAG